Proteins from a single region of Styela clava chromosome 1, kaStyClav1.hap1.2, whole genome shotgun sequence:
- the LOC120329200 gene encoding protein ILRUN-like: MVHILMSLFDFSEKLYPRGDSKMEVSSDSEMDSIENSLLSRFQAMGTTDKDVLISQFQSLLGFQLNPAGCAFFLDMTNWNLQSAIGAYYDFEGAPQSKLPSMTFILDVTVGEGESVPPNTTFVKTWRVQNSGKEEWPPGCSLRFLGGEKMGTIDSVSVPTVPAGQTTDISINLRSPVEPGVYQGRWRMYNTTGTPFGDIIWVIISVKQDGLLDITQQISRVSCDFGEGASVGKNDQFSSQNMNSMETSPEDDMACDDPLNGLDYYNAKLSLKTLCHAKALLTSKTNQYYGATKV, encoded by the coding sequence ATGGTTCATATTCTTATGTCATTATTTGATTTCTCAGAGAAACTATATCCTAGAGGTGACAGTAAAATGGAGGTCAGTTCTGACAGTGAGATGGACTCCATCGAAAACTCACTTCTTAGTCGATTTCAAGCAATGGGAACCACAGATAAGGATGTTCTGATTTCTCAGTTTCAAAGCCTTTTAGGATTTCAGTTAAATCCCGCTGGATGTGCATTTTTTCTTGACATGACGAACTGGAATTTGCAGTCCGCAATTGGAGCATATTATGATTTTGAAGGTGCTCCGCAAAGTAAGTTGCCATCAATGACATTTATACTTGATGTTACAGTCGGTGAGGGCGAGTCCGTACCTCCAAATACAACATTTGTTAAAACATGGCGAGTGCAAAATTCCGGGAAAGAGGAATGGCCACCGGGGTGTAGTCTTCGATTTTTAGGCGGAGAAAAAATGGGAACAATTGATTCAGTTTCAGTTCCAACAGTACCTGCCGGACAAACAACAGACATTTCAATTAATTTAAGAAGTCCGGTGGAACCCGGTGTATATCAAGGGAGATGGAGAATGTATAACACCACAGGGACTCCTTTTGGTGATATTATATGGGTCATAATATCAGTTAAACAAGATGGACTTCTGGACATCACACAACAAATTTCAAGAGTTAGCTGTGACTTTGGGGAGGGTGCTTCGGTTGGGAAGAATGACCAATTTTCATCTCAAAATATGAATTCGATGGAAACCTCACCAGAAGATGACATGGCTTGTGATGATCCTCTGAATGGATTAGACTATTACAATGCAAAATTAAGCCTAAAAACATTATGTCATGCGAAAGCGCTCCTAACAAGTAAAACTAATCAATATTATGGTGCCACCAAGGTATAA
- the LOC120329076 gene encoding serine/threonine-protein kinase stk11-like, with product MSHGELAVLDNRIENQMSGATFDVGGSEDEYRPDVQEHTMWINPDHGALFTRVDSADLIFNQRKQAKIYGKYLFGDMLGEGSYGKVKEVLDTETLCRRAVKIVKKRKLKRIPNGEANVKKEIELLHKLHHKNVIELVEVMYNKEKQKLYMVMEFCVANVQEMLDSAPQKKFPVWQSHNYFCQLIIGLSYLHSQHIVHKDIKPGNLLIACDSTLKISDLGVAEALNMFSQDDKCRTSQGSPAFQPPEIANGHEFFPGFKVDIWSSGVTLYNFCTGLYPYEGNNIYQLFENISKGSYTIPDECDEHLQTVLHGMLEYDAYKRFDVNDIMATEWFRRKHPRLKPAIPVPAHAESQDPHRGMTVIPYIEDLHGYLNDNGSNCSMQESEDIFQTDLDLRHLSNQLLLNDDQFLEGASQSNNGSVQHDPHFQDENETHSSGVVLRHHHHQGDVSSQHNHSRAESTNVHSNSEHSDLPASSASGAKKNKSETNEKCSSKSGSHNAVNEKTHGKSNKRIKSMCNIT from the exons ATGTCTCATGGAGAACTTGCAGTTCTTGATAACAGGATTGAAAATCAGATGTCAGGTGCTACATTTGACGTTGGTGGATCGGAAGATGAATATCGACCAGACGTTCAAGAACATACTATGTGGATAAATCCAGATCATGGAGCCCTTTTTACAAG AGTTGATTCTGCGGatttaattttcaatcaaagaaaacaagcaaaaatttatggaaaatattTATTCGGTGATATGCTTGGTGAAGGATCATATGGAAAAGTGAAAGAAGTCCTGGACACGGAAACTCTATGTAGAAGGGCAGTGAAGATCGTCAAGAAACGAAAGCTGAAAAGAATTCCAAATGGAGAAGCGAACGTAAAAAA gGAAATAGAGCTCTTGCACAAACTACATCACAAAAACGTTATTGAACTTGTCGAAGTTATGTACAACAAGGAAAAACAAAAGTTATACATGGTCATGGAATTCTGTGTTGCAAACGTACAAGAAATGCTTGACAGCGCACCACAAAAGAAATTCCCTGTCTGGCAAAGCCACAA cTATTTCTGTCAACTTATCATTGGTTTGAGTTATTTGCACAGTCAGCATATTGTACATAAAGATATCAAGCCTGGAAATCTATTGATCGCCTGTGATTCTACATTAAAGATATCAGATTTAGGAGTCGCAGAA GCCCTGAATATGTTCTCACAAGATGATAAGTGTCGGACTTCTCAAGGTTCTCCGGCATTTCAACCTCCTGAAATTGCAAACGGACACGAATTTTTTCCTGGTTTTAAAGTCGATATATGGTCAAGTGGTGTCACACT GTATAATTTTTGCACTGGATTGTATCCTTATGAAGGCAACAACATTTatcaattgtttgaaaatataagtAAAGGATCGTACACAATACCTGATGAATGCGATGAACATCTTCAAACAGTATTGCATGGGATGTTAGAATACGATGCTTATAAAAGATTCGATGTCAATGATATTATGGCAACAGA ATGGTTTCGAAGGAAACATCCTCGATTAAAACCTGCGATTCCGGTTCCCGCTCATGCTGAAAGTCAAGATCCACACCGAGGAATGACTGTTATACCTTATATTGAG GATCTCCATGGTTACTTGAATGACAATGGATCCAATTGCTCCATGCAGGAGtctgaagatatttttcaaactgaTCTTGATCTTCGTCATCTCAGTAATCAACTGTTACTGAATGATGATCAGTTTTTAGAAG GTGCTTCTCAAAGTAACAATGGATCAGTGCAACACGATCCCCATTTTCAAGATGAAAACGAAACACATTCCTCTGGGGTTGTATTAAGACATCATCACCATCAAGGTGATGTATCTTCTCAGCACAATCACAGTCGGGCAGAATCTACAAATGTACATTCAAATAGCGAACATTCTGACCTTCCAGCGTCCAGTGCATCCGGTGCCAagaaaaataaatcagaaaCAAACGAAAAATGTTCTTCTAAAAGCGGGAGTCACAATGCAGTCAATGAAAAAACGCATGGAAAATCCAATAAGCGAATTAAGTCAATGTGTAATATTActtaa